One region of Penaeus vannamei isolate JL-2024 chromosome 36, ASM4276789v1, whole genome shotgun sequence genomic DNA includes:
- the LOC113814191 gene encoding uncharacterized protein: MPTSSKTLLQLNEQKQRGAKQLHEPSPPAATIRQNTCGQNSSSSSKDPDSTNDDSGGNSTLGTSYDFNISEVFQCNNFGIVDCLTSVIKEPDTDDSESCSSDYGSGLGTSPPAKFSDTDSAIETLAVSSDLPLKGFPTPRPSALARRKKPDMGSIRWRSCAELTQKYRPSPASSVLKRQWSDRSLQARLQEQALRGMSVEVYDGDVGVSVLTLSRNSSSALRRGQRNAKAGPEGDVAAEVEAKLLRDESGESQDLHDSLAVEASGSDFEVDGEEEDEAMETDECAPVTSTGPPPGPRTASRRTRTSSRQRKSTGPRAKMSSKGKEQEGSVSSTTGRGSASPACAKRPLKDDVMLAIKIGHMKDKEMDHVLGIQEDDGSGPGLSEEELELSTSPPRPALPAPLGEVLSPQPHLWSLQKESRRRAPKRISEACVHRVHPHLRDAGKSVSKAVLIAPAEFRLGSSGRDAAAAAAAKHVSVSDTSRTSSTRSSSRPSRVYSGASKGATGDSSAEDSDASGAELSELERCVLSLTHRRSQLRKQDTNAFLLAPAEFRISSEDMSALPEIFRS, from the exons acagcagcagcagcagcaaggaccCCGACAGCACCAACGACGACAGCGGAGGCAACAGCACCCTGGGAACGTCTTACGATTTCAACATCTCCGAGGTCTTCCAGTGCAATAATTTCGGGATAGTCGACTGCTTAACGTCCGTGATTAAG gagCCAGACACGGACGACAGCGAGAGCTGCAGCAGCGACTACGGCTCGGGCCTGGGCACGTCCCCGCCGGCCAAGTTCTCCGACACGGATTCCGCCATCGAGACCCTGGCCGTGTCCTCCGACCTGCCTCTGAAGGGCTTCCCGACGCCCCGCCCCTCGGCCCTCGCCCGGAGGAAGAAGCCGGACATGGGGTCGATCCGCTGGCGGAGTTGCGCCGAGCTCACGCAGAAGTACCGTCCGTCGCCGGCGTCGTCGGTGCTGAAGCGCCAGTGGTCGGACCGGTCCCTCCAGGCGCGCCTCCAGGAGCAGGCGCTGAGGGGCATGTCCGTCGAGGTCTACGACGGCGACGTGGGCGTGTCGGTGCTCACCCTCTCGAGGAACTCGTCGTCGGCGCTGAGGAGGGGCCAGAGGAACGCGAAGGCGGGGCCCGAGGGGGACGTCGCGGCGGAGGTCGAGGCCAAGCTCCTGCGCGACGAGTCGGGGGAGAGCCAGGACCTCCACGACTCCCTGGCCGTCGAGGCCTCGGGCTCGGACTTCGAGGTggacggcgaggaggaggacgaggcgatGGAGACGGACGAATGCGCGCCGGTGACCTCGACGGGGCCTCCGCCGGGGCCGCGCACGGCGTCGAGGAGGACCAGGACCAGCAGCAGGCAGCGCAAGTCCACGGGGCCGCGAGCGAAGATGTCATCGAAGGGCAAGGAGCAGGAGGGCAGCGTCTCCAGCACCACGGGCAGGGGAAGCGCGAGCCCGGCGTGCGCGAAGAGGCCTCTCAAAG ACGACGTGATGCTGGCCATTAAGATAGGACACATGAAGGACAAGGAGATGGACCACGTCTTAGGCATCCAAGAAGACGACGGCAGTGGCCCAGGTCTGAGTGAGGAGGAGCTCGAACTCTCCACCTCAC CCCCCCGCCCGGCCCTCCCAGCGCCGCTCGGAGAAGTTCTCAGCCCCCAACCGCACCTGTGGTCGTTGCAGAAGGAGTCGCGGCGGCGGGCCCCTAAGCGCATCTCCGAGGCGTGCGTCCACCGCGTCCACCCGCACCTCAGGGACGCCGGCAAGTCCGTGAGCAAGGCCGTGCTCATCGCCCCCGCCGAGTTCCGCCTGGGGAGCTCCGGGCgggacgcggcggcggcggcggcggccaagcACGTCAGCGTGTCCGACACCTCGCGGACGTCCAGCACGAGGAGCAGCAGCCGGCCCTCGAGGGTGTACTCCGGGGCGTCCAAGGGCGCGACGGGGGACTCCAGCGCGGAGGACAGCGACGCCTCCGGGGCCGAGCTGTCCGAGCTGGAGCGCTGCGTCCTCTCGCTGACTCACCGGAGGAGTCAGCTCAGGAAGCAGGACACGAACGCCTTCCTGCTGGCGCCTGCTGAGTTCCGCATCAGCTCGGAGGACATGTCGGCGCTGCCCGAGATCTTCCGCAGCTGA